Proteins from a genomic interval of Bombus affinis isolate iyBomAffi1 chromosome 16, iyBomAffi1.2, whole genome shotgun sequence:
- the LOC126925347 gene encoding uncharacterized protein LOC126925347: MDRQTVEKKATGKKNRKRQSKKITPEIEKKSSRKAPQRRSENKKKRNRKLALPRRPRTSAVTITINKETDKSYAEVLATVRNNIDLDKIGIKSINMRKTITGGVILEVPEDQKREKAAALAAQLTKILDPDLIRVATPYRTAEARVVQIDISPTADEIKEVLAQEGGCKVEEIQLGEIRISGNGLGSVWMRCPVGAVKKLIQLGKVTIGRSRAKIEAIEQRPLQCFRCLEIGHVKKSCTSKENREHLCYRCGVPGHLAKECTAAKPKCPLCKPRGASATHRMGGSFCTFSRKGPRKPILIASKLSDGTAVKNWNKEDSPQGIPAPAPANKPCI; the protein is encoded by the coding sequence ATGGATCGGCAGACCGTGGAGAAAAAGGCAACAGGGAAGAAGAACAGGAAGAGACAATCGAAGAAAATAACTCCGGAGATAGAGAAGAAGAGTTCGAGGAAAGCTCCGCAGCGAAGGTCAGAGaacaagaaaaaaaggaatAGGAAACTGGCTCTTCCACGCCGTCCGCGAACATCGGCGGTAACCATAACGATCAACAAAGAAACAGATAAATCTTACGCAGAAGTGCTGGCCACGGTTAGGAACAACATCGACCTAGACAAGATCGGCATCAAGTCGATAAATATGAGGAAGACAATAACCGGAGGGGTCATATTGGAAGTGCCTGAGGATCAAAAGAGGGAGAAGGCCGCCGCCCTCGCAGCACAGCTGACCAAGATCCTTGACCCGGACTTGATCCGAGTGGCGACACCCTACCGGACTGCGGAAGCAAGGGTGGTGCAGATAGATATTTCGCCCACCGCAGACGAGATAAAGGAGGTCTTGGCGCAGGAAGGAGGATGCAAGGTGGAGGAAATTCAGCTGGGAGAAATTCGCATCTCCGGAAACGGTCTCGGGTCCGTGTGGATGCGATGCCCAGTAGGGGCAGTTAAGAAACTGATCCAGCTGGGCAAAGTAACCATCGGAAGGTCAAGAGCAAAGATCGAAGCCATCGAGCAAAGACCTTTGCAGTGCTTTAGGTGCCTGGAGATAGGGCACGTGAAGAAGTCGTGCACCTCGAAAGAAAACAGGGAGCACTTATGCTATAGGTGCGGCGTCCCCGGACACTTAGCCAAAGAATGCACTGCAGCGAAGCCAAAATGTCCGCTCTGCAAGCCGCGTGGGGCATCGGCAACACACAGGATGGGGGGATCGTTTTGTACCTTTTCGAGGAAAGGACCGAGAAAACCCATCCTCATAGCAAGCAAACTAAGCGATGGGACCGCGGTTAAAAACTGGAACAAGGAAGACTCGCCGCAAGGAATCCCTGCCCCTGCACCTGCGAACAAACCTTGCATCTAG